A window from Citrus sinensis cultivar Valencia sweet orange chromosome 3, DVS_A1.0, whole genome shotgun sequence encodes these proteins:
- the LOC102631055 gene encoding probable glutathione S-transferase: MADEVVLLDFWPSMFGIRVRIALAEKGVKYEYKEEDLKNKSPLLLQMNPVHKKIPVLIHNGRPVCESPIIVQYIDEVWKDKAPLLPSDPYQRAQARFWVDFIDKKMYDSSRKTWTTKGEEQEAAKKEFFEVLKTLEGQLGDKPFFGGDNFGYVDLSLIPFYCWFYTYETCGKFSVEAECPKFIAWVKRCLQRETVAKALPDGKKVFEFVSVMRTNLGLE, translated from the exons ATGGCGGACGAAGTGGTTCTGTTGGATTTCTGGCCCAGCATGTTTGGGATAAGGGTCAGGATTGCTCTGGCGGAGAAAGGCGTCAAGTATGAGTACAAGGAAGAGGACTTGAAGAACAAGAGCCCCCTGCTTCTGCAGATGAACCCCGTTCACAAGAAGATCCCGGTTCTCATCCACAACGGCAGACCGGTCTGTGAGTCACCCATCATTGTTCAGTACATTGATGAAGTGTGGAAGGACAAGGCTCCATTGCTTCCCTCTGATCCCTACCAGAGAGCTCAAGCTAGGTTCTGGGTAGATTTCATTGACAAGAAG ATGTACGATTCTTCGAGGAAGACATGGACCACAAAGGGAGAAGAGCAGGAGGCAGCTAAGAAGGAGTTCTTTGAAGTTCTGAAGACTTTGGAAGGGCAGCTTGGAGACAAGCCTTTCTTTGGAGGAGACAATTTTGGGTATGTGGATTTAAGTTTGATCCCATTCTATTGTTGGTTTTACACGTATGAGACATGTGGAAAGTTCAGCGTCGAGGCTGAGTGCCCCAAGTTCATAGCTTGGGTGAAGAGATGCTTGCAGAGGGAGACTGTTGCCAAGGCACTTCCTGATGGGAAGAAAGTGTTTGAATTTGTTTCAGTGATGAGGACAAATTTAGGATTGGAGTAG